In Zingiber officinale cultivar Zhangliang chromosome 6A, Zo_v1.1, whole genome shotgun sequence, a single genomic region encodes these proteins:
- the LOC121994784 gene encoding F-box/LRR-repeat protein At3g48880-like: MRLEPSKSTDPNRMEQNLLSAGFLPYHSDQDLAVAVPFVCKSWYRASLDPSCWRRLNFRSLDFTPWSPFSRAFALRYRLLSPLSFSAFLRFALHRSCCVVDQLAFPLSSAVSIHDLAYASVKCLRLKALALPDNLMLEDDLRIPELVWRWKDLEHLEMETKPSSFLEAVAEIGRNCPRFVGLKVRGLIRREDAKALARCLPELKHLELSKSYLTKDELLVVIGGCRKLETLIVKDCLGFQADDEILKLVSRIERFEHEGSTLVYSYTCSNIGSRSALQVSFFLSTLDL; the protein is encoded by the exons ATGAGGCTGGAACCAAGCAAATCCACAGATCCCAACAGAATGGAACAGAACCTCCTCTCTGCTGGATTTCTTCCCTACCATTCGGATCAAG ATCTCGCCGTCGCCGTCCCCTTCGTCTGCAAGTCCTGGTACCGTGCCTCCCTCGACCCTAGCTGCTGGCGCCGCCTCAACTTCCGCTCCCTCGATTTCACACCCTGGAGCCCTTTCTCCCGCGCCTTTGCGCTCCGCTACCGCCTCCTCTCCCCCCTCTCCTTCTCCGCCTTCCTCCGTTTCGCCCTCCACCGCTCATGCTGCGTCGTCGACCAACTCGCCTTCCCCCTTTCCTCTGCCGTCTCCATCCACGACCTTGCCTATGCCTCTGTCAA ATGCCTGAGATTGAAGGCGCTGGCTTTGCCGGACAACCTGATGCTGGAGGACGACCTTCGAATCCCGGAGCTGGTGTGGCGGTGGAAGGATCTGGAGCATCTGGAGATGGAGACCAAGCCCTCCTCATTCCTGGAGGCGGTCGCCGAGATCGGCCGTAACTGCCCGCGGTTCGTCGGGTTGAAGGTGCGCGGGCTAATCAGGCGCGAGGACGCCAAGGCCCTGGCGCGGTGCCTGCCGGAACTGAAGCACCTGGAGTTGAGCAAGTCCTACTTGACCAAGGACGAGCTGTTGGTGGTCATCGGCGGCTGCCGGAAGCTGGAAACGTTGATCGTAAAGGATTGCCTCGGATTCCAGGCGGACGACGAGATTCTGAAGCTGGTGTCGCGCATCGAGCGGTTCGAGCACGAGGGGTCAACGCTCGTATATTCTTACACCTGTTCGAACATTGGCAGTAGGTCCGCTTTAcaggtctctttctttttatctacTTTAGATCTGTAA